In a genomic window of Limisphaera ngatamarikiensis:
- a CDS encoding phospholipase D-like domain-containing protein has product MTLTWSEPIPWTVLSALGSALVLGAAVWASGHAVIFKRDARSAALWVIVIWLMPAAGPVLYYLLGINRVRRRAAALREDRLGGATAVAAPPPCPASIEAGLTPPLQGLALLVGRITGLPLTPCNAVDPLVNGEQAFPAMLQAIHEARRSIAMASYIFDGTGIGAEFVRALSEAVRRGVQVRVLIDDVYVRFRLGSAYKPLLRAGVPVAVFNPPLVPARLHAAHLRNHRKLLIVDGRIGFTGGMNVHRPYWCPEDPDRAQRDLHFRLEGPVVRHLWSVFQEDWQFTTGELLTGDAWEPEARPVGTVPARGIEAGPDEHLDRLRWVFLGALHAATRSIRLWTPYFVPEPALVAALNAAALRDVQVDILLPARLDHPTVQWACMAQIWQVLEHGCRVWLRPPPFDHSKLLVVDEQWVCFGSANWDARSLRLNFEFNVECYDPGLGTRLARLFDTARAGARPLTKAEVDGRPLPVKLRDGLARLFAPYL; this is encoded by the coding sequence ATGACCCTGACATGGTCCGAACCGATACCATGGACGGTACTCTCCGCCCTCGGGAGTGCACTGGTCCTGGGCGCGGCGGTGTGGGCCTCGGGCCATGCCGTGATCTTCAAGCGGGACGCGCGCTCGGCTGCGCTCTGGGTGATTGTGATCTGGCTGATGCCCGCGGCCGGGCCGGTTTTGTACTACCTTTTGGGGATCAATCGGGTGCGCCGTCGCGCCGCCGCGCTGCGCGAGGACCGGTTGGGTGGTGCAACCGCTGTGGCAGCCCCGCCGCCCTGCCCCGCCTCCATCGAGGCCGGTCTGACCCCGCCGTTGCAAGGACTGGCACTGTTGGTGGGTCGGATCACGGGTCTGCCCTTGACCCCCTGCAATGCGGTGGATCCCCTGGTGAACGGCGAACAAGCCTTTCCCGCGATGCTGCAGGCCATTCATGAAGCCCGTCGCTCCATCGCCATGGCCAGCTACATCTTCGACGGGACGGGCATTGGGGCGGAGTTTGTCCGGGCCCTCTCCGAGGCCGTCCGCCGCGGCGTCCAGGTGCGCGTGCTGATCGATGATGTCTACGTCCGATTTCGCCTCGGATCGGCCTACAAACCGTTGCTGCGGGCCGGCGTGCCGGTGGCCGTGTTCAACCCGCCGCTGGTGCCGGCCCGGCTGCATGCGGCGCATTTGCGCAATCACCGGAAACTGCTCATCGTGGACGGACGCATCGGATTCACGGGCGGAATGAACGTGCACCGCCCGTATTGGTGTCCGGAAGATCCCGACCGGGCGCAACGCGACCTCCACTTCCGCCTGGAAGGGCCCGTGGTACGTCACTTGTGGTCTGTGTTTCAGGAGGATTGGCAGTTCACCACTGGAGAGTTGTTAACCGGGGACGCGTGGGAACCGGAGGCCCGGCCGGTCGGCACGGTTCCGGCCCGGGGGATCGAGGCCGGGCCGGATGAGCATCTCGACCGGCTGCGGTGGGTTTTCCTGGGCGCGCTGCATGCGGCGACACGTTCCATCCGGCTCTGGACCCCGTATTTTGTACCCGAACCCGCCCTGGTGGCCGCCCTCAACGCCGCCGCCCTGCGCGACGTCCAGGTGGACATCCTGCTGCCCGCCCGACTGGACCATCCCACAGTCCAATGGGCCTGCATGGCCCAGATCTGGCAGGTATTGGAACACGGTTGCCGAGTGTGGCTGCGCCCGCCGCCCTTCGACCACAGCAAACTCCTGGTGGTGGACGAACAATGGGTCTGTTTCGGCTCCGCCAACTGGGACGCACGCAGTCTGCGACTCAATTTCGAGTTCAACGTGGAATGTTACGACCCGGGCCTGGGGACCCGGCTCGCCCGGTTGTTCGACACCGCCCGTGCCGGGGCCCGACCTTTGACCAAGGCCGAGGTGGACGGCCGTCCCCTGCCCGTCAAACTGCGCGACGGCCTGGCAAGGCTCTTCGCACCCTACCTGTGA
- a CDS encoding rhomboid family intramembrane serine protease encodes MFPLRDDIPSRRYPIVTRLLIALNVLAFVWELKLGPRLADVLLVYGIVPVRYTIPEIARLFHWQEQMLPFLTSMFLHGGWTHLIGNMWTLWVFGDNVEDRLGHLRFFWFYLAGGVAAALLHIYTNASSPVPTIGASGAIAAVMGAYFRLFPHARVEMMIPPFFLGPYFVVPAVVFLGWWFILQFFNGTLSLLARPEAAGGIAWWAHIGGFVFGALLCSIVKVKHFYRRRYVDEEMPW; translated from the coding sequence ATGTTCCCGCTTCGTGATGACATCCCCAGCCGACGATACCCGATCGTCACCCGGCTCCTGATCGCGCTGAATGTGCTCGCGTTCGTCTGGGAGTTGAAACTCGGACCGCGCCTTGCCGATGTACTGCTGGTTTACGGAATCGTGCCCGTCCGGTATACCATTCCCGAAATTGCCCGGCTGTTTCACTGGCAGGAACAAATGTTGCCCTTCTTGACCTCCATGTTCCTGCACGGCGGCTGGACGCACCTGATCGGGAACATGTGGACCCTGTGGGTCTTCGGAGACAATGTCGAAGACCGACTGGGCCACCTGCGGTTTTTCTGGTTCTACCTGGCCGGGGGCGTGGCCGCGGCCCTTCTGCACATATATACCAATGCCAGCTCGCCCGTGCCCACCATTGGTGCCAGCGGCGCCATCGCAGCCGTCATGGGCGCCTATTTCCGGCTGTTCCCGCACGCCCGCGTGGAAATGATGATTCCGCCCTTCTTTCTGGGTCCCTACTTTGTCGTGCCGGCGGTGGTGTTCCTGGGCTGGTGGTTCATCCTGCAGTTCTTCAACGGCACGCTCAGTTTGCTGGCCCGGCCCGAAGCGGCGGGGGGCATCGCATGGTGGGCGCACATCGGCGGTTTTGTCTTCGGCGCGCTTCTGTGTAGTATTGTGAAGGTCAAGCACTTTTATCGGAGGCGGTATGTGGACGAGGAAATGCCCTGGTAA
- a CDS encoding DnaJ C-terminal domain-containing protein, with amino-acid sequence MPVEFKDYYAILGVPETASEEEIKKAFRKLARQFHPDVAADKKVAEEKFKEINEAYEVLSDPEKRRRYDALRAYGGRAGEPFTAPPGWESRRWTSPDGTSHFEFHFGGTGFSDFFEHFFGGGRFHGFEPWTEEGLESGEGFSGRTFSRRGADVEGDILVTLDEVFHGSVRTVTLQRVNPRTGQSETHTFKVRIPPGVQEGQLIRVPGKGGEGQAGGPPGDLYLRVRLAAHPDFRVRGSDLYYDLALAPWEAVLGCTVTIPLPDGPVTIRVPPGTGSGRQLRVRGRGLPRGSSGERGDLYAVVTVQVPDPSDLSPEERQLWERLGQVSRFQPRNPA; translated from the coding sequence ATGCCGGTCGAGTTCAAGGATTACTACGCCATCCTCGGCGTGCCGGAAACAGCGTCCGAGGAGGAGATCAAGAAGGCCTTTCGCAAGCTGGCCCGTCAGTTTCACCCGGACGTGGCCGCGGACAAAAAGGTCGCCGAGGAAAAGTTCAAGGAGATCAACGAAGCCTACGAGGTCCTGAGCGATCCGGAGAAACGCAGGCGTTACGACGCCCTGCGGGCCTACGGAGGACGCGCCGGCGAACCCTTCACCGCGCCGCCGGGATGGGAGTCCCGCCGCTGGACCAGCCCCGACGGAACATCCCATTTCGAGTTTCATTTCGGCGGCACGGGATTCAGCGACTTTTTCGAACATTTCTTCGGCGGCGGACGATTTCACGGTTTCGAGCCGTGGACGGAGGAGGGTCTGGAAAGCGGCGAGGGGTTTTCCGGGCGGACGTTTTCACGTCGCGGTGCCGATGTCGAGGGCGACATCCTCGTAACGCTGGACGAGGTGTTTCATGGCTCGGTCCGCACGGTTACCCTTCAGCGGGTCAATCCCCGCACGGGACAGTCGGAAACCCACACCTTCAAGGTGCGGATCCCGCCGGGGGTGCAGGAGGGCCAACTCATCCGCGTGCCCGGCAAGGGCGGGGAGGGCCAGGCCGGCGGGCCGCCGGGCGACCTGTATCTGCGGGTGCGACTGGCTGCGCACCCGGATTTCCGGGTTCGGGGATCGGACCTGTACTACGACCTGGCCCTGGCTCCATGGGAGGCGGTCTTGGGGTGCACGGTGACCATTCCCCTGCCCGACGGCCCGGTGACAATCCGGGTACCGCCCGGCACGGGATCTGGTCGGCAACTCCGGGTCCGCGGTCGGGGTCTGCCCCGGGGCAGTTCGGGAGAACGGGGTGACCTGTACGCGGTGGTGACCGTGCAGGTGCCGGATCCGTCCGACCTGAGCCCCGAGGAACGCCAGTTGTGGGAAAGACTGGGGCAGGTGTCGCGGTTTCAACCGCGCAACCCTGCGTGA
- a CDS encoding chaperone modulator CbpM, producing MNTDTFISATMAVELYQPEAETLYSIERAEQLTHIPRRRIALYYRYGLVSPVHDPEMGGWFFNDEGLLTLRRVDHLHRVCGMNPSAIRLLLGLMQEVEELRRELRFWRGY from the coding sequence ATGAACACCGACACATTCATCTCCGCCACCATGGCCGTCGAACTTTACCAACCCGAGGCCGAGACGCTTTATTCCATCGAACGGGCCGAACAGTTGACCCATATCCCGCGCCGCCGCATCGCCCTCTACTATCGGTACGGCCTGGTCTCCCCGGTCCATGATCCCGAGATGGGGGGATGGTTTTTCAACGATGAAGGGCTGCTGACCCTGCGGCGGGTGGATCATCTCCATCGCGTCTGTGGCATGAACCCCTCCGCCATTCGCCTGCTCCTGGGCTTGATGCAAGAGGTGGAGGAGCTGCGGCGCGAACTGCGATTCTGGCGCGGCTACTGA